A window from Synechococcus sp. RSCCF101 encodes these proteins:
- a CDS encoding 4-amino-4-deoxy-L-arabinose transferase — MNAGVMAAAGDHPSQAAWSLSLWNALLLVVVAGWSRALAGRAFALLATALVALTPALLALRSDYVLEIPLTALVVLALWRLGAWWSPLSGGRWHQALPAAAAVAAALLVKQSALLPLLPALLWSCTAAARRPAGRRQIAAGLLLVLAALVPWLHHNWITTLGGTNRAVIESAAREGDPSLLSLESWLWYARLLPEQVGVSMLLVGLAGLIGLGLIRWRRSGLEGVLGRLCAVVPDRDSPWWWLLGCLAGGWLLTTLSPNKSDRYIAPLLPLVVILLARGWWAWGPPLRRLGRPLPVLALAAALLASAWTGLRNQLVRLEDRPRGPLEAIVAAAGGADPQRPPRTLIVVPSTPDLNQHNVSYFGRRSGGRLVGRQLGSHQGEIAPALERSTWLVLAEGDQGSVSEAALELSRAVRESGLFELQGRWPRPEGGAYELWHRRDEAPDPPVFAERFRGLAAGMAAGPAGLEPVFAEVAVEHMVDGHRTYREAVRESARARLERDPADRDALWQLALLAVLDNRPTAAGAAFARLEAIERTSPWPSAYGAVVALADWNPWRALATADRGSRQAPDEPVLRGLRELSAVLSGRLWRLPQARRAIPEAAASVERALAGETDPQPAARPTQAAGQASS; from the coding sequence GTGAACGCCGGTGTGATGGCGGCGGCCGGCGATCACCCTTCCCAGGCGGCCTGGAGCCTGAGCCTCTGGAACGCCCTGCTGCTGGTGGTGGTGGCCGGCTGGAGCCGGGCCCTGGCCGGCCGGGCCTTCGCCCTGCTGGCCACCGCCCTGGTGGCCCTCACCCCGGCGCTGCTGGCCCTCCGCAGCGACTACGTCCTGGAGATCCCGCTCACGGCGCTGGTGGTGCTGGCCCTCTGGCGCCTCGGGGCGTGGTGGTCACCGCTCTCCGGCGGCCGCTGGCACCAGGCGCTGCCGGCGGCCGCGGCGGTCGCGGCGGCGCTGCTGGTGAAGCAGAGCGCCCTCCTGCCCCTGCTGCCGGCCCTGCTCTGGTCCTGCACCGCAGCCGCCCGTCGGCCCGCCGGCCGGCGCCAGATCGCCGCCGGCCTGCTGCTGGTGCTCGCGGCGCTCGTTCCCTGGCTCCATCACAACTGGATCACCACGCTCGGCGGCACCAACCGAGCGGTGATCGAGTCGGCGGCGCGGGAGGGTGACCCTTCCCTGCTCTCGCTGGAGAGCTGGCTCTGGTACGCCCGTCTGCTGCCGGAGCAGGTGGGCGTCTCCATGCTCCTGGTGGGCCTCGCGGGCCTGATCGGCCTGGGCCTGATCCGCTGGCGTCGATCCGGCCTCGAGGGAGTCCTGGGGCGGCTGTGCGCCGTGGTTCCCGATCGAGACTCGCCCTGGTGGTGGCTGCTGGGCTGCCTCGCCGGTGGCTGGCTGCTCACCACCCTCAGCCCCAACAAGAGCGACCGCTACATCGCACCCCTGCTGCCGCTGGTCGTCATCCTGCTGGCCCGCGGCTGGTGGGCCTGGGGCCCGCCGCTTCGCCGGCTCGGCCGGCCTCTGCCGGTCCTGGCCCTGGCGGCGGCCCTGCTGGCGTCCGCCTGGACCGGCCTCCGCAACCAGCTCGTGCGGCTCGAGGACCGGCCCCGCGGACCGCTGGAAGCGATCGTGGCGGCGGCCGGCGGAGCGGATCCGCAGCGGCCGCCGCGGACCCTGATTGTCGTGCCGAGCACGCCGGATCTGAACCAGCACAACGTCAGCTACTTCGGTCGCCGCTCCGGCGGGCGGCTGGTCGGTCGTCAGCTGGGCAGCCATCAGGGCGAGATCGCTCCGGCGCTGGAGCGCAGCACATGGCTGGTGCTGGCCGAAGGCGACCAGGGATCGGTCTCCGAGGCCGCCCTGGAGCTGAGCCGGGCTGTGCGCGAGAGCGGCCTGTTCGAGCTGCAGGGCCGATGGCCGCGGCCGGAGGGCGGGGCCTACGAGCTCTGGCACCGCCGCGATGAGGCACCGGACCCGCCGGTCTTCGCGGAGCGCTTCCGCGGACTGGCCGCCGGCATGGCTGCCGGGCCGGCGGGTCTGGAGCCCGTGTTCGCAGAAGTGGCCGTCGAGCACATGGTCGATGGCCACAGGACCTACCGCGAAGCGGTGCGTGAGTCGGCCCGTGCCCGCCTGGAGCGGGATCCGGCCGATCGCGATGCGCTCTGGCAGCTGGCCCTTCTGGCCGTGCTCGACAACCGCCCCACCGCAGCCGGCGCGGCCTTCGCCCGGTTGGAGGCCATTGAGAGGACCTCCCCCTGGCCCAGCGCCTACGGCGCTGTGGTGGCCCTGGCCGACTGGAACCCCTGGCGTGCGCTGGCCACCGCGGATCGCGGCAGCCGCCAGGCCCCGGACGAGCCGGTGCTGCGCGGACTGCGGGAGCTGTCTGCGGTGCTGAGCGGTCGGCTCTGGCGCCTGCCCCAGGCCCGCCGCGCCATCCCCGAAGCGGCGGCCTCGGTGGAGCGCGCCCTTGCGGGTGAAACGGACCCGCAACCGGCGGCCCGGCCGACTCAGGCGGCCGGGCAGGCCTCCAGCTGA
- a CDS encoding NAD(P)H-quinone oxidoreductase subunit O, which produces MADPAPAKAPALRKGALVRVNREAYNGSIEARASDPIPPAYIFEGPGEVLVVKGPHAQVRWRLPVPDVWLPVAQLEACPAA; this is translated from the coding sequence ATGGCCGATCCCGCCCCCGCCAAAGCCCCGGCCCTGCGCAAGGGAGCCCTGGTGCGGGTGAATCGCGAGGCCTACAACGGCAGCATCGAGGCCCGGGCCAGTGATCCCATCCCGCCGGCCTACATCTTCGAGGGGCCGGGCGAAGTGCTGGTGGTGAAGGGTCCCCACGCCCAGGTGCGCTGGCGCCTGCCGGTGCCCGACGTGTGGCTGCCGGTGGCTCAGCTGGAGGCCTGCCCGGCCGCCTGA
- a CDS encoding cation:proton antiporter — protein sequence MDATLALFLATFGALLVVAVFLDDIAARIRLPGILMVLVLGLLVDNRVDLAVPHTAAEPSPVEPLLTLAHAQEITQVALVLVLFFGGLTTNWRQMRSVLRPASRLATAGALLTALLITVVILAAMESPLLSRPVNLPLALFVGAMLCSTDASAVLALLRPLTDRLPKRLLDLIEAESAFNDPMAVVLAGLALALAGGDSAEPAVLVAAVLRQFLLGILLGFLGGTLAHQLLLSRPSISDSSLLAVVSLALLMLIAGGTEALGGSGLLAAYIAGLVIGNSSRLDRGVLEEAHAGFAKMAELLLFLCMGLVVAPPDVVRLLPMGLGLFVLLLLVRLVMVHGLLMGAGFSVPERHFACCVGLRGAVPIAVAIQAADSSIPWGAWMPALALTVVLFGLLIQGFTLVPLAEWLGLAAPLPQPRPEPPHP from the coding sequence GTGGACGCAACCCTGGCCCTGTTCCTGGCCACCTTCGGTGCCCTGCTGGTGGTGGCGGTGTTCCTGGATGACATCGCCGCCCGCATCCGCCTGCCCGGGATCCTGATGGTGCTGGTGCTCGGCCTGCTGGTGGACAACCGCGTGGATCTGGCGGTTCCTCACACAGCGGCGGAGCCCAGTCCGGTGGAGCCCCTGCTCACCCTCGCCCACGCTCAGGAGATCACCCAGGTGGCCCTGGTGCTGGTTCTGTTCTTCGGTGGGCTCACCACCAACTGGCGCCAGATGCGCTCGGTGCTGCGGCCCGCCAGCCGGCTGGCCACAGCCGGCGCCCTGCTCACGGCTCTGCTGATCACCGTGGTGATCCTGGCGGCCATGGAGAGCCCCCTGCTCTCGAGACCGGTCAATCTGCCCCTGGCCCTGTTCGTGGGGGCCATGCTCTGCAGCACCGATGCCTCCGCGGTGCTCGCCCTGCTGCGGCCCCTCACCGATCGCCTGCCCAAGCGCCTGCTTGATCTGATCGAAGCCGAATCGGCCTTCAACGATCCGATGGCCGTGGTGCTGGCCGGCCTGGCGCTGGCCTTGGCCGGCGGCGATTCGGCCGAGCCGGCGGTGCTGGTGGCAGCGGTGCTGCGCCAGTTCCTGCTCGGGATCCTGCTCGGCTTCCTCGGCGGAACCCTGGCCCACCAGCTTCTGCTGAGCCGCCCCTCCATCAGCGACTCATCCCTGCTGGCGGTGGTGAGCCTGGCGCTGCTGATGCTGATCGCCGGTGGCACCGAGGCGCTGGGCGGCAGCGGACTGCTGGCGGCCTACATCGCCGGCCTGGTGATCGGCAACAGCAGCCGGCTGGACCGGGGGGTGCTCGAGGAGGCCCACGCGGGCTTCGCCAAGATGGCCGAGCTGCTGCTGTTCCTCTGCATGGGGCTGGTGGTGGCCCCCCCGGATGTGGTGCGGCTGCTGCCCATGGGCCTGGGGCTGTTCGTGCTCCTGCTGCTGGTGCGCCTGGTGATGGTGCATGGACTCCTGATGGGGGCCGGCTTTTCCGTGCCGGAGCGCCACTTCGCCTGCTGCGTGGGCCTGCGGGGTGCGGTGCCGATCGCCGTGGCGATCCAGGCCGCCGACAGCTCGATTCCCTGGGGAGCCTGGATGCCCGCCCTGGCCCTCACGGTCGTGCTGTTCGGGCTGCTGATCCAGGGGTTCACCCTGGTCCCCCTGGCCGAATGGCTCGGGCTGGCCGCGCCGCTGCCGCAACCCCGGCCGGAACCACCCCACCCCTAG
- a CDS encoding TIGR01777 family oxidoreductase, whose translation MRLLLIGCSGFVGRELVPMLLEAGDTITLISRRSGHPAGLEHPGLRCLQLDPAEEASWSDPRLQSALAEAEGVVNLAGEPIAEQRWTPAHRQRLQDSRLRTTAGLCRAMASLETPPAVLVNASAVGFYGTDPEQRFVESSPAGGDFLADLCSRWEAAATAAPEATRVVLLRIGIVLGPDGGALGKMLPVFRAGFGGPVGDGSQWMSWIHRTDLCRLIIAALKEDIFRGVYNAVAPDPVTMATLSRRLGAALSRPSLLPVPAPILRILLGDGARVVLEGQQVASERLPETGFSFRFPGIDQALAAATSPEHR comes from the coding sequence ATGCGTCTTCTCCTGATCGGCTGCAGCGGTTTCGTGGGCCGTGAGCTGGTGCCGATGCTGCTGGAGGCGGGTGACACGATCACCCTGATCAGCCGGCGGAGCGGCCATCCCGCCGGTCTGGAGCACCCCGGCCTGCGCTGCCTGCAGCTGGACCCGGCGGAGGAGGCCAGCTGGAGTGATCCGCGCCTCCAGAGCGCCCTGGCGGAGGCCGAGGGGGTGGTGAATCTGGCCGGTGAACCGATCGCCGAGCAGCGCTGGACGCCGGCCCACCGGCAGCGCCTTCAGGACAGCCGCCTGCGCACCACCGCCGGCCTCTGCCGGGCGATGGCCTCGCTGGAGACCCCGCCCGCTGTGCTCGTGAACGCCTCGGCAGTGGGCTTCTACGGCACCGATCCCGAGCAGCGGTTCGTTGAATCCAGCCCAGCGGGGGGCGACTTCCTCGCCGACCTCTGCAGCCGCTGGGAGGCCGCCGCCACGGCCGCCCCCGAGGCCACGCGGGTCGTGCTGCTGCGCATCGGCATCGTTCTGGGGCCCGACGGGGGGGCGCTGGGCAAGATGCTGCCGGTGTTCCGGGCCGGCTTCGGCGGACCGGTGGGCGACGGATCCCAGTGGATGAGCTGGATCCACCGCACGGATCTCTGCCGCCTGATCATCGCCGCCCTGAAGGAGGACATCTTCCGGGGGGTGTACAACGCCGTGGCCCCCGATCCGGTGACCATGGCCACCCTCTCTCGCCGGCTGGGGGCAGCCCTCTCGCGCCCGAGCCTGCTGCCGGTTCCGGCCCCGATCCTCAGGATTCTGCTGGGGGATGGCGCCCGGGTGGTTCTGGAAGGGCAGCAGGTGGCCTCCGAGCGGCTGCCGGAGACCGGTTTCAGCTTCCGCTTTCCCGGGATCGACCAGGCCCTCGCCGCTGCCACCAGCCCAGAGCACCGCTGA
- a CDS encoding lipid-A-disaccharide synthase-related protein has translation MSAILLLSNGHGEDLSGSLIGAELQGMGHRVSALPLVGTGEPYRRAGLAVLGRPRSFSTGGLGYTSWRGRLTELRQGQVFHLLDQALLLLRRRHAFALVVVVGDVIPVVLAWLSGRPVATYLVAYSSHYEGRLRLPWPCAPCLRSRRVARLFCRDALTADDLSGQLRRRCDFLGNPFLDPVCPPAAAAVTARPGRLGLLPGSRLPEAGANLMELLAVLEHLPAERSSQLEIEAALVGDLTGASLAAPAADRGWQLRQDATGTQLERPGCRVHLRWGAFSDVLGRSTLLLAMTGTASEQAVGLGRPVLQVLGHGPQFTAAFADAQRRLLGPTVVCAAGEAGSDGHHRASAQLLLSLLDALSGEKSGALQQRCRSMAAQRIGPPGGSRRMAEAIHSLLAEPADHA, from the coding sequence TTGAGCGCCATCCTGCTGCTGAGCAACGGTCACGGAGAGGACCTCAGCGGCAGCCTGATCGGCGCGGAACTCCAGGGGATGGGCCATCGCGTCTCGGCCCTGCCCCTGGTGGGCACCGGTGAGCCCTACCGGCGCGCCGGACTGGCGGTGCTGGGCCGGCCCCGCTCCTTCAGCACGGGCGGGCTCGGCTACACGAGCTGGCGCGGCCGCCTGACCGAGCTGCGTCAGGGCCAGGTGTTTCACCTGCTCGACCAGGCCCTGCTCCTCCTGCGCCGGCGCCACGCCTTCGCGCTGGTGGTGGTGGTGGGGGATGTGATCCCGGTGGTGCTGGCCTGGCTGAGCGGCAGGCCCGTGGCCACCTACCTGGTCGCCTACTCCAGCCATTACGAAGGCCGGCTGCGGCTGCCGTGGCCCTGCGCCCCCTGCCTGCGCAGCCGGCGGGTGGCGCGCCTCTTCTGCCGCGACGCCCTGACGGCGGACGATTTGAGTGGGCAGCTGAGGCGCCGCTGCGATTTCCTGGGCAATCCCTTTCTCGATCCCGTCTGCCCGCCGGCCGCTGCGGCGGTCACCGCGCGCCCGGGCCGTCTGGGCCTGCTGCCGGGCAGCCGGCTGCCCGAGGCCGGCGCCAACCTGATGGAACTGCTGGCGGTGCTCGAGCACCTGCCGGCTGAACGCTCCTCGCAACTGGAGATCGAAGCCGCCCTGGTGGGCGATCTCACGGGGGCCTCGCTCGCGGCTCCGGCGGCGGATCGGGGCTGGCAACTCCGGCAGGACGCCACGGGGACCCAGCTGGAGCGCCCGGGCTGCCGGGTGCATCTGCGCTGGGGGGCGTTCAGCGACGTGCTGGGCCGCAGCACACTCCTGCTGGCGATGACCGGAACGGCCAGCGAGCAGGCCGTGGGACTGGGCCGGCCGGTGCTCCAGGTGCTCGGTCATGGCCCCCAGTTCACCGCCGCGTTCGCCGACGCGCAGCGACGCCTGCTCGGCCCCACCGTGGTCTGCGCCGCAGGAGAGGCTGGCAGCGACGGGCATCACCGGGCGAGCGCCCAGCTGCTGCTGTCGCTGCTGGACGCGCTGTCAGGGGAGAAATCCGGTGCACTGCAGCAGCGCTGCCGCAGCATGGCGGCGCAGCGGATCGGCCCCCCCGGCGGCAGCCGCAGAATGGCCGAGGCGATTCACTCCCTGCTGGCTGAGCCTGCCGACCATGCCTGA
- a CDS encoding M48 family metallopeptidase yields MPTSCDSLFEQALERYRNGAEASALLPDFEAITSQAPRQASGWICLAWLQLLTGDGEDALRSARTGVRLSPQDPQARINLALALLATGAAGVRDQIQVVQRILSMAPDLGTELRESIEDGLKRRPDWKELIKVKTWLDL; encoded by the coding sequence ATGCCCACCAGCTGCGACTCGCTCTTCGAGCAGGCGCTTGAGCGCTACCGCAACGGCGCCGAGGCCTCTGCGCTTCTGCCCGATTTCGAAGCCATCACCAGCCAGGCCCCCCGCCAGGCCTCGGGCTGGATCTGCCTGGCGTGGCTGCAGCTGCTCACCGGCGATGGCGAGGACGCCCTGCGCTCGGCCCGCACCGGCGTCCGGCTCAGTCCCCAGGATCCCCAGGCGCGCATCAACCTGGCGCTGGCCCTCCTGGCCACCGGTGCGGCCGGCGTGCGCGATCAGATCCAGGTGGTGCAGCGCATCCTGTCCATGGCCCCCGATCTGGGCACTGAGCTGCGGGAGTCCATTGAGGACGGCCTGAAGCGGCGCCCCGACTGGAAGGAGCTGATCAAGGTGAAAACCTGGCTGGACCTTTGA
- a CDS encoding iron-sulfur cluster assembly accessory protein, with translation MATQSPEAAPSALTGEAKAQAPAAAGHTGTDGKGILITDAAMQQLARLCSEQGENSVLRVGVRSGGCSGMSYTMDFVSESSIQSGSDEVYSYATADGQQFRVVSDPKSLLYIYGLQLDFSSALIGGGFNFTNPNASQTCGCGSSFAV, from the coding sequence ATGGCGACTCAGAGTCCTGAAGCCGCGCCGTCCGCCCTGACGGGCGAAGCCAAAGCGCAGGCCCCCGCAGCGGCCGGCCACACCGGCACCGACGGCAAGGGGATCCTGATCACCGACGCCGCCATGCAGCAGCTCGCCCGCCTCTGCAGCGAGCAGGGCGAGAACAGCGTTCTCAGGGTCGGGGTTCGCTCCGGAGGCTGCAGCGGCATGAGCTACACGATGGATTTCGTGTCCGAAAGCTCGATCCAGTCCGGCAGCGACGAGGTGTACAGCTACGCCACGGCCGACGGTCAGCAGTTCCGCGTGGTGAGCGATCCCAAGAGCCTGCTCTACATCTACGGCCTGCAGCTCGACTTCTCATCCGCCCTGATCGGCGGTGGCTTCAACTTCACCAATCCCAATGCGAGCCAGACCTGCGGCTGCGGGTCCAGCTTCGCGGTCTGA
- the zds gene encoding 9,9'-di-cis-zeta-carotene desaturase — MHVAIIGAGLAGLAAAVDLVDNGHEVDLYEARPFPGGKVGSWEDPQGNHIEMGLHVFFYNYANLFALMEKVGARDHLLPKEHHHLFVNKGADVRALDFRFPVGAPFNGLKAFFTTAQLSWVDKLRNALALGTSPIVRGLVDYEGAMGTIRRLDSVSFRQWFLSHGGSERSIERLWNPIAYALGFIDCATISARCMLTIFMMFAARTEASRLNLLQGSPHRWLTGPILDYIQARGGRLHLRHRLKQLRHEDDKGSDAPTVVGLTLGTPEGDREIAADRYLLACDVPGIQRVLPPEWNRYPQFQRIHELEAVPVATVQLRYDGWVTELGDDAASGQRRRDLDRPAGLDNLLYTADADFSCFADLALASPVDYRRPGQGSLLQCVLTPGDPWISRGKEEIVAHTDAQVRELFPSARDLTLTWSNVVKLAQSLYREAPGMEPYRPAQATPVPNLFLAGSYTRQDYIDSMEGATMSGRLAAAAILGREAQLARNAAAA, encoded by the coding sequence GTGCACGTCGCGATCATTGGTGCCGGTCTGGCGGGCCTCGCCGCGGCCGTTGATCTGGTGGACAACGGTCATGAGGTGGACCTCTACGAAGCCCGTCCGTTTCCCGGAGGCAAGGTGGGCAGCTGGGAGGACCCCCAGGGCAACCACATCGAAATGGGGTTGCACGTCTTCTTCTACAACTACGCCAACCTCTTCGCGCTGATGGAGAAGGTGGGGGCTCGCGATCACCTGCTACCCAAGGAGCACCACCACCTCTTCGTCAACAAGGGGGCCGATGTGCGCGCCCTTGATTTCCGTTTCCCCGTCGGGGCGCCGTTCAACGGCCTCAAGGCCTTCTTCACCACCGCTCAGCTGAGCTGGGTGGACAAGTTGCGCAACGCCCTGGCCCTGGGCACCTCCCCGATCGTGCGCGGTCTGGTCGATTACGAGGGCGCCATGGGGACGATCCGCAGGCTTGATTCCGTCAGCTTCCGCCAGTGGTTTCTCAGCCATGGCGGCAGCGAGCGCAGCATCGAGCGTCTGTGGAACCCGATCGCCTACGCACTGGGTTTCATCGACTGCGCGACCATCTCGGCCCGCTGCATGCTCACCATCTTCATGATGTTCGCGGCACGCACCGAAGCCTCCCGCCTGAACCTGCTGCAGGGTTCGCCGCACCGCTGGCTCACCGGCCCGATCCTCGACTACATCCAGGCCCGCGGCGGACGGCTGCACCTCCGCCACCGCCTCAAGCAGCTGCGGCACGAGGACGACAAGGGCAGCGACGCGCCGACGGTCGTGGGCCTGACCCTCGGCACTCCGGAGGGCGACCGGGAGATCGCCGCCGATCGCTACCTGCTCGCCTGCGATGTGCCCGGAATTCAGCGGGTCCTGCCGCCGGAGTGGAACCGCTATCCCCAGTTCCAGAGGATTCATGAGCTGGAGGCCGTGCCGGTGGCCACGGTGCAGCTCCGATACGACGGCTGGGTCACGGAACTGGGCGACGATGCCGCCTCGGGCCAGCGGCGGCGTGACCTGGACCGACCGGCCGGGCTCGACAACCTCCTGTACACCGCGGATGCCGATTTCAGCTGCTTCGCGGATCTGGCGCTGGCCAGCCCGGTCGATTACCGCCGCCCCGGTCAGGGCTCTCTGCTTCAGTGCGTGCTGACCCCCGGAGACCCCTGGATCAGTCGCGGCAAGGAGGAGATCGTGGCCCACACCGATGCCCAGGTGCGTGAGCTCTTCCCCTCGGCCCGGGATCTCACCCTCACCTGGAGCAACGTGGTGAAGCTGGCCCAGTCCCTCTATCGAGAGGCCCCGGGGATGGAGCCCTACCGTCCTGCACAGGCCACTCCGGTGCCCAACCTCTTCCTCGCCGGCAGCTACACCCGCCAGGACTACATCGACTCGATGGAAGGAGCCACGATGAGCGGACGTCTCGCCGCCGCTGCCATTCTCGGCCGCGAGGCCCAGCTGGCCCGCAACGCCGCCGCGGCCTGA
- a CDS encoding SRPBCC family protein produces MGRWLEHTVTTEVQAPLEQVWAVWSDLEAMPRWMRWIESVTTLEDPDLTEWHLAAQGFRFSWKARISDRVEAQRLQWHSVGGLPTRGAVRFYSMTPQRTAVKLTVSYELPGILAPLMEPKALGGIVNRELQANLNRFRDLVERGSAPAARS; encoded by the coding sequence ATGGGACGCTGGCTGGAACACACGGTCACCACCGAGGTTCAGGCTCCTCTGGAGCAGGTCTGGGCCGTGTGGAGCGACCTCGAGGCGATGCCCCGCTGGATGCGCTGGATCGAATCGGTCACCACCCTTGAGGATCCCGATCTGACCGAGTGGCATCTGGCGGCTCAGGGGTTCCGCTTCTCCTGGAAGGCCCGGATCAGCGATCGGGTGGAGGCCCAGCGGCTCCAGTGGCATTCCGTGGGCGGTCTGCCCACCCGCGGCGCCGTCCGCTTCTATTCGATGACGCCGCAGCGGACAGCGGTCAAGCTCACCGTCTCCTACGAGTTGCCCGGGATCCTGGCCCCGCTGATGGAGCCGAAGGCTCTCGGCGGCATCGTCAACCGTGAGCTCCAGGCCAATCTCAACCGCTTCCGCGATCTGGTCGAGAGGGGGTCAGCCCCCGCCGCCCGCAGCTGA
- a CDS encoding uroporphyrinogen-III synthase → MTRPLIGVTRAAGQLSQARRLFEAAGADVLDLPALEIGPPDSWGPLDDALAEWDQFHWILFSSANGVEAVEARLARQGRSLSRRPRGLRLAAVGRRTAEVLEAQGAAADFVPADFVADSLIDTFPVSGFGLRMLLPRVQSGGRTLLAEAFGEAGARVVEVAAYESRCPRAWPEATVTVLREGALAAITFSSGKTVRHSVALLQQHFGEHWREPLRDTALVSIGPQTSRTCRELLGEPDAEADPHDLNGLLAACRRATPHRDWGSAAGGGG, encoded by the coding sequence ATGACCCGCCCCCTGATCGGTGTCACACGGGCGGCCGGCCAGCTGTCCCAGGCGCGGCGGCTGTTCGAGGCCGCCGGCGCCGATGTGCTGGATCTGCCGGCCCTCGAGATCGGCCCGCCCGACAGCTGGGGCCCGCTCGATGACGCCCTGGCCGAGTGGGATCAGTTCCACTGGATTCTCTTCTCCAGTGCCAACGGCGTGGAGGCGGTGGAAGCCCGTCTGGCGCGGCAGGGGCGGAGCCTGAGCCGCCGGCCCCGGGGGCTGCGCCTGGCGGCGGTGGGTCGCCGCACCGCCGAGGTGCTCGAGGCGCAGGGGGCCGCCGCCGATTTCGTGCCGGCCGATTTCGTGGCCGACAGCCTGATCGACACCTTCCCGGTGTCGGGCTTCGGGCTGCGGATGCTGCTGCCACGCGTGCAGAGCGGCGGCCGCACCCTTCTGGCCGAGGCGTTCGGTGAGGCCGGCGCCCGGGTGGTGGAGGTGGCGGCCTACGAATCGCGCTGTCCCCGGGCCTGGCCCGAAGCGACGGTGACGGTCCTGAGGGAGGGGGCGCTGGCGGCGATCACCTTCAGCAGCGGCAAGACGGTGCGCCACAGCGTCGCCCTGCTGCAGCAGCACTTCGGCGAGCACTGGCGGGAGCCGCTGCGGGACACGGCGCTGGTGTCGATCGGCCCCCAGACCAGCCGGACCTGCCGGGAGCTGCTCGGGGAACCGGACGCGGAGGCCGACCCCCACGATCTGAACGGACTGCTGGCCGCCTGCCGGCGGGCCACGCCGCACCGGGACTGGGGCTCAGCTGCGGGCGGCGGGGGCTGA